The nucleotide window ttttaggtttttatccgaaaaaaccaaaaaatcaaatgttttaaccgaataaactaaaatgaatattaatttaaaataatagttatattttagaagattaaaaacaaaaaaacgtaaaacctaaccaatatccagattaaacagatttattgtcttttttattaaaaataacgaaactaataatcacattccgcgcaaggcgcgggttattacctagttgttttattaaaaaggtGATTAAAGAATCACCAGTTAAAGAAAGCTAAATATTAATACGTTATACTTACACAAGTTATTGTAATTAACAAATTAAGTTTATGTATGATCACGACTTCAAGTTCTTTAACAAATGACTCAAACACGAACGAACATGTGTTTACGcaacaattttctttttgaaaataaataatctatCACGTCCCTTAATTTTAGCCAAAATTTTGCAATAAATTCCGCACTAATATGTTATTACGAAGTCTAATCATATTAAGAAATTGCACCACCTTAGTTTGTCAAAACATTTTTCATCAAGTATTTGTATTATATTATCCACTTGACATGTGTACATATGCGCTTAGAATATCCGTCAAATTGACCAAAATAATTGAGAACTTATAACTagaaaaatcaaatttcttTTCTAGTTATTTAATAGTTTAGCATAGGTTTTCCGTACTCAGCGAAACCTACGTAATGTATCAAAGCCGATGGTGTACTTTATACAAGCTTTTTTAGCTGGTTGCGTCGGCTCCATTGTCTATCAGCAACCATTCGAAAGATAGGTGAAATAATGCACACCGATGAACAAACAAGGTGCTTACCCAAAGATCTTGGAAAACTATGTATTAACTATTAAACTATACAATCCAGAAACTCACAAGAGCTCCCATAGAAGTTATAAAATGAACCAagttaattttgattattttctctATCATATTCAATACGTAGGTATTTTTTTCAATCATTTCTCCTTTTAGTAcatataaaaagaaacaaaaaagagtGGGCCAttctttatttaaaaatataaattgattgGAGGAGATTTTCCTATATAAAGAGCACTTTCTCACCATTTTATCTCATCACCaaacaaaaacattcaaatCTCATATACTAAATAACATCCTCTTGAGAGACAATAAAGAGAATGGCACTTCTTCACTTGTCTCTCTCCCTCTTCTCATGTCTCTTCCTTGTCCTAGCTCCGACTTACGTTGCTTCCTCTCATGTCTCCGACCCTGAACTCGTTGTTCAAGAAGTTAACCAGTGCGTATAAACTAAATCTTTCTCgaatatatttttcttgtatCATCCGCATTTTAACATTGTTGTGTATATATTTGTAGACATATAAATGCTTCTAGGAGGAATCTTGGTGTCCTCTCATGTGGGACCGGAAATCCAATAGACGACTGCTGGAGATGCGACCCCAAGTGGGAGAAAAACCGACAACGACTAGCTGATTGCGCCATTGGGTTTGGCAAACGCGCAATAGGCGGCCGTGACGGCAAAATATACGTGGTGACCGACCCGAGCGACAAAGACGCGGTTAACCCTAAACCCGGAACGCTAAGACACGCTGTGATCCAGGAAGAACCGCTATGGATCATCTTCGCACGTGACATGGTCATAAAGCTGAAAGAAGAGCTGATCATGAACTCCTTCAAGACCATAGATGGACGTGGAGCGAACGTCCACATCGCTGGCGGCGCGTGCATCACTGTCCAGTACGTGACTAACATCATCATCCACGGCGTAAGCATCCACGACTGCAAGAAGAGAGGCAATGCTTACGTTAGAGATTCTCCATCGCATTATGGGTGGAGGACTGCGTCTGATGGTGACGCAGTCTCTATTTTTGGTGGATCCCACGTGTGGGTAGACCATTGCTCGTTGTCGAACTGCGCGGACGGTCTGGTCGACGTGATCCATGGGTCGACGGCCATTACGATCTCTAATAACTACTTGACGCACCACGACAAAGTGATGCTTTTGGGACACAGTGATTCGTACACGAGAGACAAGAACATGCAAGTCACCATTGCTTTTAATCATTTTGGTGAAGGGCTTGTTCAGAGAATGCCCaggtaaaaaaataaagttaactTTTTAGTTTTTCTCTACACAGGTTTGATATTATTTGAACTAAAAGCCTATCATTTTTGGAAAATGGCAGATGTAGGCATGGATATTTTCATGTGGTAAATAACGATTATACGCATTGGAAAATGTATGCAATTGGTGGGAGTGCGGCTCCAACGATTAACAGTCAAGGCAATAGATTTCTTGCTCCAAACGATAAAGTCTTTAAAGAGGTAGTC belongs to Brassica rapa cultivar Chiifu-401-42 chromosome A07, CAAS_Brap_v3.01, whole genome shotgun sequence and includes:
- the LOC103831201 gene encoding probable pectate lyase 5 yields the protein MALLHLSLSLFSCLFLVLAPTYVASSHVSDPELVVQEVNQHINASRRNLGVLSCGTGNPIDDCWRCDPKWEKNRQRLADCAIGFGKRAIGGRDGKIYVVTDPSDKDAVNPKPGTLRHAVIQEEPLWIIFARDMVIKLKEELIMNSFKTIDGRGANVHIAGGACITVQYVTNIIIHGVSIHDCKKRGNAYVRDSPSHYGWRTASDGDAVSIFGGSHVWVDHCSLSNCADGLVDVIHGSTAITISNNYLTHHDKVMLLGHSDSYTRDKNMQVTIAFNHFGEGLVQRMPRCRHGYFHVVNNDYTHWKMYAIGGSAAPTINSQGNRFLAPNDKVFKEVTKYEDAPQSKWKNWNWRSEGDLFLNGAFFTPSGGRASSKYAKASSLSARPSSLVASVTGNAGALSCKKGSRC